The Sphingomonas sp. LY54 genome includes a region encoding these proteins:
- the mnhG gene encoding monovalent cation/H(+) antiporter subunit G: MIQAPDLPVWAAFIVALLVLAGGAITLIGSLGLLRMKSFYDRVHPPTLGSTMGMALIVLGSIVCFSVLRSRPSVHELLIGIFVTLTTPVTFMLLARAALYRDRAERRIDMPPADSDVISDEEPADVTQS, encoded by the coding sequence ATGATCCAGGCACCCGACCTCCCCGTCTGGGCGGCCTTCATCGTCGCCTTGCTGGTGCTCGCCGGCGGCGCGATCACGCTGATCGGCTCGCTCGGGCTGCTGCGGATGAAGAGCTTCTACGACCGCGTCCACCCGCCGACTTTGGGCAGCACGATGGGCATGGCCCTGATCGTTCTGGGGTCGATCGTGTGCTTCTCGGTGCTGCGCTCGCGCCCGTCCGTGCACGAGCTTTTGATCGGCATATTCGTCACGCTGACGACGCCGGTCACCTTCATGCTGCTCGCCCGCGCAGCGCTATACCGCGACCGCGCCGAACGCCGGATCGACATGCCCCCCGCCGACTCCGACGTCATCTCGGACGAAGAGCCGGCCGACGTCACGCAATCCTGA
- a CDS encoding K+/H+ antiporter subunit F, producing MTTVVLAWAITTAQVMLGLAMCCATYRMLVGPRAQDRVLGLDTLYVNAMLMLLTFGIQTGRTLYFEAALIISMLGFVGTVALAKFLMRGEVIE from the coding sequence ATGACCACCGTCGTGCTGGCATGGGCGATCACGACGGCGCAGGTCATGCTCGGCCTCGCCATGTGCTGCGCCACCTACCGCATGCTCGTCGGGCCGCGCGCGCAGGACCGGGTGCTCGGGCTCGACACGCTCTATGTGAACGCGATGCTGATGCTGCTCACCTTCGGCATCCAGACCGGGCGCACGCTCTATTTCGAGGCGGCGCTGATCATCTCGATGCTGGGCTTCGTCGGTACGGTCGCGCTTGCCAAGTTCCTGATGCGCGGCGAGGTGATCGAATGA
- the ygiD gene encoding 4,5-DOPA dioxygenase extradiol has protein sequence MPALFIGHGSPMNALERNDYTDGWRTLGQRLPRPRALLVISAHWFIGATAVTAMARPRTIHDFYGFPPDLFAFDYPASGAPDVAEEVAEVVKPLWVGLDHDQWGLDHGTWSVLAHLYPGADVPVVQLSINALKPLEYHIELAARLAPLRDRGIAILGSGNVVHNLRQVQWDRPDAAFDWAERFDDAVVAQLAEAPGDILKVVEHPDFARAVPTPDHFIPLLYLAGLAAEDGGAQALLRGYAMGSISMTCYGVGTDVGLCEDPAGAAGLPPDVPPDQTNM, from the coding sequence ATGCCCGCTTTGTTCATCGGCCATGGCAGCCCGATGAACGCGCTCGAGCGCAACGACTATACCGACGGATGGCGCACGCTCGGCCAGCGCCTGCCGCGGCCGCGGGCCCTGCTTGTCATTTCCGCCCACTGGTTCATCGGCGCAACCGCGGTCACCGCCATGGCGCGGCCGCGGACGATCCACGATTTCTACGGTTTCCCGCCCGATCTGTTCGCGTTCGACTATCCCGCGTCCGGCGCGCCCGACGTGGCCGAGGAGGTCGCGGAGGTGGTGAAGCCGCTCTGGGTCGGGCTCGATCATGACCAATGGGGCTTGGATCACGGCACCTGGAGCGTGCTCGCCCACCTTTATCCCGGCGCGGACGTGCCGGTCGTGCAGCTCTCGATCAACGCACTGAAGCCGCTCGAATATCATATCGAGCTCGCCGCGCGGCTCGCGCCGCTCCGCGACCGCGGCATCGCCATCCTCGGCAGCGGCAACGTCGTCCACAATCTGCGGCAGGTGCAATGGGACCGCCCCGACGCCGCCTTCGACTGGGCCGAGCGCTTCGACGACGCCGTCGTTGCCCAGCTGGCCGAGGCGCCGGGCGACATATTGAAGGTCGTCGAGCATCCCGACTTCGCGCGGGCGGTGCCGACGCCGGACCATTTCATCCCCCTGCTCTATCTGGCCGGATTGGCGGCCGAGGACGGCGGCGCCCAGGCGCTGCTGCGCGGCTACGCGATGGGATCGATCTCGATGACCTGCTACGGCGTCGGCACCGACGTGGGCCTGTGCGAGGACCCGGCCGGCGCCGCCGGCCTTCCGCCGGACGTGCCGCCCGATCAGACCAACATGTAG
- a CDS encoding Na+/H+ antiporter subunit E, with translation MRRWIPYPLLAAGLFLMWLLLTQSFSPGQVVLGGIVAILATHAMAALRPERSRIRSVPAVFKLAGSVAADIVRSNLAVASIVLFPRKERVSGFVRLPVDLRNRHGLTLLALIITATPGTCWVDFDRARGILLVHVLDLVDEEEWIRLIKRRYEALLLEIFEP, from the coding sequence ATGAGGCGCTGGATCCCCTATCCTTTGCTGGCTGCCGGCCTGTTCCTGATGTGGCTGCTGCTCACGCAGTCCTTCTCGCCGGGGCAAGTCGTGCTCGGCGGGATCGTCGCCATCCTGGCGACCCACGCCATGGCGGCGCTGCGCCCGGAGCGCTCTAGGATCCGGTCTGTGCCCGCGGTCTTCAAGTTGGCCGGCAGCGTCGCCGCCGACATTGTCCGCTCGAACCTTGCCGTCGCCTCGATCGTGCTGTTCCCACGGAAAGAGCGCGTGTCCGGCTTCGTCCGCCTGCCGGTGGACCTTCGCAACCGCCACGGCCTCACCCTGCTGGCGCTGATCATCACTGCCACCCCGGGCACCTGCTGGGTCGATTTCGACCGCGCCCGCGGCATCCTGCTCGTCCATGTGCTCGACCTCGTCGACGAGGAGGAATGGATCCGCCTCATCAAGCGGCGCTACGAAGCGCTGCTGCTGGAGATATTCGAGCCATGA